The region CTCGCCATGCATGATGCTATCTTTCTGTTTATATTTGCCTACTATTGACGCTATGTACCAAGTTGAGTATAAGGATCTAACTGAACCGTTGTGTTTGCCGGGGTGTGTGCCATTACATGGGAGGGATTTCCCTGACCCTCTACATCATGGTAGAAACAGTGAGCCATATAAAGGGGTTCTATGGCTTGTCAATCAGTTCCCCAGAGCTAAGGGAATTCTGGTGAATACTTTTCAAGAGTTAGAGCCAGGAGTTATCAAAGCTTTGAAGGATGATGCTACTGTACCTGCCATCTATCCTGTTGGACCACTGATAAGAAGTTGCACGCCTGGACCTACAAACGGAGGAGACTGTTTGGCATGGTTGGACAAGCAAAACAGAGGATCAGTGCTATTTGTGTCCTTCGGGAGTGGAGGCACACTCAGCGCAAAGCAGCTGAATGAAGTGGCTTGTGGTTTGGAGATGAGTGGTCATCCATTCTTGTGGGTTGTCAAAAGCCCCAACGACCATGACGCTGCTGGTACCTTCTTCAGTGTTCAAAGTAAAACAGAGCCTTTGGCTTTCTTGCCCCAAGGTTTCTTAGAAAGGACCAAGGATTCTGGTCTTACAGTGCCTTCATGGGCTCCTCAAATAGAGATCCTCAGCCATGAGTCAACTGGTGGATTCCTCACTCACTGTGGGTGGAACTCTGCACTTGAGAGTATGGTGAATGGTGTGCCTTTGATTGTATGGCCACTCTATGCTGAGCAGAGGACTAACACAGTGCTGCTAGTGGATGATGTTAAGGTGGCATTGAGGCCTATAGCTGATGAAAATGGTTTTGTTACAAGAGAGGAAGTTTCCAGGGTCATCAAGTGCTTAATGGAAGGTGTTGAAGGGAAGAGGCTAAGAGCTAAGATGGCTACTGTTTCTAATCAATCATCTCATGCAACAAGTACTACAGGCTCTTCTTCAGAATCACTTTGTGAGATTGTCCTTGAGTGGAAGAACAACAAATGAGCCAGTCGATTACTCACCTGTACTTCTTGAAGATCACAATCCTTGATTAATTCCTTGATTGCAATCATTTATCGTTGAAATgacttttaattaatatttgtggAAAAGCAAAAGGGaatgtttttcctcttttatgTTTCAATGCCAATATCCATATGAGAATTATTTAAGGCATAAATTTATTAAGATCTTCTCATCCTCAAATGCCTAGAGCTTATAGATATATCACTATGGACTACAACAAAATCGATTCATGCAATTAAATATAAGTTTATCCATCCAATATTGCGTTTGGATCATAGTTAGTCTGTGTCTCTAAATAAACCGTTTATGCAATTAGCTCGTTTTAACCTGGTTTGAACTGATCAAACTTGGTAAACCGACCCAATTTCTATAACCTGGTCGagtcaatgttttttttaaatgaccttccatcccttgattttttttttattttttttaataaattgaaaggtatatatataattttgtcaaatttgagtttttccCCCTTTTATACTGCATCCAAACAagtgattatatatttttttaatttttctatcaaattatttatttaataactaataattcatgaatattattatatatcattatataattaaaaataatttataattttaaaaataatattttaaaataattctattaatccAGTATCGACCCAAATGATCTGACGGTTGAATCAAATAACCCAAGACCCAGAACTTCGACCAGTTCAATGCTTGGAACAGATTTGATAACTATGGTTTGGATTACATAATAAGATTTCTACATTTCGGCTAATCTcatatttcactttttttattattttcaaatctcATTTATTCCAATCAATCATTACTTTGGTTATTATTCTTATTCACcctttttaattcatattattttcatttccctTATTCTTATTCagcaaatcaaacactaataaaGTTCATTATTAAAGTTTCATTTCTCTCATGCATTAGGAGCATACTTCACTCCTCTAAGGCTTCCATCCTTGTTAATGGATCGCCGAATGGATACATCCGTTATCAACGTGGATTGAGGCAAGGTGATCCGTTGTCCCCTTTGTTGTTTGTTCTGGTTACGGATGCCTTAAGTGCAATGTTCTCTCATGCCCTGGATTCTAAAATACTGGTTGGGGTTCCGCTGGGGGAGTTCGGTAGATGTTGTAATCTCCACTATGCGGATGACCTTTTAATTTTCACCTCAGGAGGGCTCGAGGACCTCAGGATTATCAAActtattttgttcttatttgAAGGAATGTCGGGGTTAGCTACAAATTTCTCTAAGACTTGCCTTTATTCTAGCTACTGGGTGAGTTTCCGGACTCTGTGGCTGCTGATACATTGCATTGCGAGGTGGGTATGTTGCCGGTCACTTATCTGGGCATGCCAATCTCGGGTAGGCGACCGCGTAGACAAGATTGGGAGGGTCTTGTTCTCAAGGTCCGCAGAAGACTTGCCTCATGGAAAGTGAAACATCTTTCTCTGGGAGGTCGGTGACTGGTGAATTCGGTCCCTTCTCGCTATCCCAGCGTATTGGATGTCCATTTTTTTAGGTTGCCTTCTTTGGGTCATCAAAAAGATTGATAGTCTCAGAAGAGATTTCCTCTGGTCTGGACCAAATTTGGACCGGCCTGGCCGCCGACTGGttagatgaaaaaaaatctttgtcgGCCAAGGGACCAGGGTGGATGGGGCATTCTGGACCTCCCAGCATTCAATCAGGCTCTTTTgggtaaatggtggtggaagtacACTACTGATCTTTCTTGGAGTAGAGCGAAAGTGTTTCACTTCAACTACGGCGGGGCGCGGGGTTTTGTTGGCCATAACACGACTGGGAGAATTTCCTACTTTTGGAAAGGGGTCTTAAGTTGCCTACCGACGTTGGGAGGTTGCATCTGGATGGATGTCAAGGATGGTTAAGATACCCGGTTTTGGAAAGATTGATGGCTTGATGGGAGAGCCCCCATGTACCTGTGGCCTGAGTTGTTCAGTGCTTGTCATCAACCTAATGGGACTATTAGGGATCTCATTCAATTGTTAGATTCTCCGCCCCTCTCTGGGATGTGTGAGGTCTCTCCGATCCGTGACCGCCTGCTTGTCTCCGCCGGAACTAATAAGGATATCAAGAAGTGGAGTCTTACAGGCAGTGGGATATTCTCAGTCAAGTCCTTCTACAACTTCCTCATTGATGGAGGGTTAAGATGCCAAGTGGCTAAGTTTTTTTGGCATAACTGTTGTCCAAAGAAAATTACTCTTTTCAAGCGGCTTGTGCAAAAGCGAAATTCTCACGTTGAAACCCATGCTGCGAGGAGGTGCAACGAGGGATGCCGAAAGCGGATACACGTGTTCTTTTGTCATGCGGGGTCGAGATGCATTGATCATCTTTTTCCTCCGATGCCCTTTCGCCCGGTCCGGTGTGGGATTACTTTGGTAGGTTCTCTGCGGTTCCATGACCCCGCTCTCCTGCGAGACTTGTGGGGGCCTTGGCATCTGAGTTTGCTCCCCGCTTGGGAGCTTTTTGGAGATCTTGTTTATAAAAGCAATTGTTTTGGAATATTTGGGTCGCTAGGAATGATTGTATCTTTAATGCCAATTCTGTTCATGTGCATTGTATTTTGTTCAAAATTGATCGGATGATTTTATCTTGGTTATCTTCAGTCGAGGACAGAGTCCGTGAAAAGTTTGATGATGACATCACTTCTGTCCGGAGGAGTTTGGAGTTCTTGGGGCCTAGCGACGAGGTTCGGGGTGCGACCCAACCTGCTGAGGAGGTTCATGACGCGGTCGTAGGATAGGTGCTTAGTTGCTGTGGGCCTTGAGGAGGGCCGTTGTTCCTctcgtttttttttattttgattgttgttctcttcttgttgtttcttttgttctgGTACCTTGTATCTCTACCACATCTAATGGTTggttattttctctttttaatatagtggtttatccacctttttaaataaaaaaaaaaaagtttcatttCTCTACCTTCTTTTAATGCTCAAGCACCTTTGTTTTATGAGgatataagcaaataaataaaatattatattttaaaaaaaaactccagTTTTACTGATATTCGAGAAGTTTTTGAATACTAATAAAtttgctttttaattaaaaagaaaatggtgttgactaatttaatttttaaatcaaattagtTTTTGAATACTATTATTTCAGCCTACTAATTGGacatctaaaattttttatttactaccatattataattttttttataggagtaaataaaccataatttttttttaaaaaaataacattacagAAAATAAAGAGACCGGACTACAATAGAAAAGCTAAGACTGCAATACAGAAAGATCtggagacaaaaaaaaaaaaaaaatctgtgaTAAACCAATTAACAACATTTACTTGCTTCAAACCATGCTAAAATCATCCTACtactaaaattatatattctatatatagttttaaatgGCAAACTAAAATTAATgccaattaaatataaatattaattattataatgaatatttatatttaatacttaTAATCTTTTGGGATTAAAATCGGGATCTTTAATCTTGCTTCTTGTTCAAGCCAAGAATAACAAGTTTAGTAGTTTTcatttaggggttgtttggttatcTGCAACTAGCTGTAAGTAGCTGTAATGTaactggttttacatgtaaaatactGTTTGGTTTCCTGTGAAATCAGTTTTACATGAAAAAGTTTTGAAGTTTTGTGTACTTTTGTAGCATTTCAACTTCCAGCAAAAtttgttgtaagttgaaatgcagcaaaacatttgagttaaaatcaccattcttcattctccacattatgcattaaaaagaaatgataatTTATAGGgtaataaattgttattatgtttaattaaatttaattttttttatttaaaatctacaaatttttatttagttttaattatgaaatattttttaatatagaattaAAGAATactacatatttttaatttaatgaaattatcattaaattaattaattaattatttttattacataagtGTTAATAGTAGATGGTGagagtaaaattaattattttacattgaaattaattattttgaattagtgcttaattatttaagattcttattattatttggcttagttatttaagtttctgattattatttttaaatgtaatcaatattttattaaattaattaattaatttaaaaattaagttaaattacattaaattaagtattttagtttaaattaattttttgaaatgtattaaataattaataataatgctGGATAATGGCCCTTCACTTATATGGTgaccatatttttttacttacatcaaaccaaacaaataaaaattaaatgcagcattttcagttacaacaaaccaaacagtaatgatgtaaattaaaatacagTATTTTCACTCATACTGTAATTTCAGTTACATATAATTTCAGTTATagacaaccaaacaaccccttagtgCATTGAGAATAGTGCGAAAGCATTCTCTTACTTTTGTTTCTTCTCACTTTTAATATACTTGTTCATTTTACCTAAtttatatagattaaaaaaaatcagttaaaGTTAATTGCCaatctaaatttataaataattatattaattttttaaaattatttttatttaaaatatattttataaaatatgtagttcaatgtaatttattaaaaattattaaaatatattaaatataaaatataatattttatattttataattttttttaaattcagagTAAAACGGACAGAAGTTTTAAAACGTAACGAGTGAAAACATGTGAGGGAATATTATTCCCATGATGAAATCCATGGTGCACTGTCACAAACACTCATGCTCCTTTGTCGCCGACCATAAGGACGTTGGCCTTGCTATTCCGCGTGCACTGTTTCCATAAGTCAGTCCCTTTGCTCTCAGCGATCAATCAAACCCAAGCAAACCTTTTTCTCCTTCGAGCTAGCTCATCTATGGCGGATCTCAAACGCACTCACATCGTCATGCTCTGCAGCCCCGGCGTCGGCCACTTCATCCCCATCTTCGAGCTCGCCAAGCACCTCGCTCACCACGACGAcctcaccatcaccatcatcaccaccCAACCCATCACCTCCATCCCTGACTCCTACCAAACCATCATCAACTCCCTCCAGTCTGATATCCACCTCCTCTCCTTCCCCTCTCCTCCCTATCACTCCCTCCCCGAATCAGCCAAAGACGAATCCCGCATCATGTTCAGCATTTCCCACAACCTCCCTCGCCTCCGTGAACTCCTCCGTTCCCTTGCTTCCTCCGACAACCCTCCCGTGGCTCTCTTCGTCGACCTTTTCGGCGTCGACGCGTTCGACGTCGCCATGGAGTTCAAAATCCATCCATACATCTTCAGCACCAGCTCTTGCTTCGCCTTACGCTTTGGTCTTCATCTTCCCAAGCTCGATGACGTGCTGACCGGCGAGTTCCAAGACTTTCTAGAGCCACTGAGACTGCCGGGGTGCCCCCCGATCTCTCCGAAGGACATGCCGGATTTTATGCTGGACAGAGGAAACACAGCTTACCTGAGCTTTGTCCGTATTTTTAAAAGGTACGTTGAAGCGAAAGGGATTCTAGTGAATAGCTTTGAAGAATTGGAGCCTGTGGCCATGAAAGCTttgaaagatgatgaagatgtgcCTCTTGTGTACACTGTTGGGCCTCTAGTGAGGACTTGCTTGACAGGAGTCGTTAACGGCGCTGGGTGCTTGACATGGTTGGACAAACAGCCGCTTGGCTCTGTTCTCTATGTCTCATTTGGCAGTGGTGGCACGCTCACCAGAGAGCAGATGAAGGAGTTGGCCTTGGGTCTGGAGATGAGCAAGCAGAGATTCTTGTGGGTGGTCAAGACCCCTCATGAGAGCAAGCCCAGTGCTGCTTACTTTGGTGGTCAAACACCTGAGAGTATTACTTCTCTGGAGTTTTTGCCTGATGGGTTCCTTGCAAGAACTGAAGGTTTGGGTCTTGTTGTCCCTGCCTGGGCTCCTCAGGTGGAAGTGCTGGGTCATGCTTCTGTTGCTGGGTTTATGAGTCACTGTGGTTGGAATTCCATCCTGGAGAGCATTTTGCATGGAGTGCCAATGTTGGCTTGGCCATTGTATGCTGAGCAGAATCTCAATGCACTGATGATTGTGGATGGTTTGAAGGTGGCTTTGAGGCCTCAAGTTGGAGATAATGGCTTGGTAACAAGGGATGAAGTATGTAGGGTGATCAAGTGTTTGATGGAGGGGATGGAAGGTAAAGAATTGAGAGAGAGGATGAAACAGCTGAGTGTTGCAGCCACCAAGGCTGTAGCAGAAGATGGATCATCCTTCAAATCAATTTCAAAGCTGGCCCTTGATTTGAAGATTCTCTGACCATCCTCTAGGAAGTAGaaaccaaaaattaaacaaatccGGAAATCCCTTCCTATGTTGTTAAGTGGGGACAAGTCAATCGCTCTGTTTGCGATGTTGCTTtgccaacatttttttttttatggattttaataatttgttccgtttaatcaaaataataaaattgttagtTCCAATTAGCGCATCAGACCATAATGTCTACTTCTGCCTTTGTTTtcagtttatattttatactagttttttattgtaataaatcagtaat is a window of Dioscorea cayenensis subsp. rotundata cultivar TDr96_F1 chromosome 5, TDr96_F1_v2_PseudoChromosome.rev07_lg8_w22 25.fasta, whole genome shotgun sequence DNA encoding:
- the LOC120260839 gene encoding hydroquinone glucosyltransferase-like: MEEDRRSHAIALLSSPGVGHLIPLAELARRLARDHHFTVTLITQSAGPISEVEQNLTDSIPKDINVVSLSPPSPSSIPDGLELGPLIFLTINHNIPRVRAILQSLATSSVSPLAALVVDLFCVGAFSIAQEIGVPPYMLYTSPCMMLSFCLYLPTIDAMYQVEYKDLTEPLCLPGCVPLHGRDFPDPLHHGRNSEPYKGVLWLVNQFPRAKGILVNTFQELEPGVIKALKDDATVPAIYPVGPLIRSCTPGPTNGGDCLAWLDKQNRGSVLFVSFGSGGTLSAKQLNEVACGLEMSGHPFLWVVKSPNDHDAAGTFFSVQSKTEPLAFLPQGFLERTKDSGLTVPSWAPQIEILSHESTGGFLTHCGWNSALESMVNGVPLIVWPLYAEQRTNTVLLVDDVKVALRPIADENGFVTREEVSRVIKCLMEGVEGKRLRAKMATVSNQSSHATSTTGSSSESLCEIVLEWKNNK
- the LOC120260657 gene encoding hydroquinone glucosyltransferase-like — its product is MADLKRTHIVMLCSPGVGHFIPIFELAKHLAHHDDLTITIITTQPITSIPDSYQTIINSLQSDIHLLSFPSPPYHSLPESAKDESRIMFSISHNLPRLRELLRSLASSDNPPVALFVDLFGVDAFDVAMEFKIHPYIFSTSSCFALRFGLHLPKLDDVLTGEFQDFLEPLRLPGCPPISPKDMPDFMLDRGNTAYLSFVRIFKRYVEAKGILVNSFEELEPVAMKALKDDEDVPLVYTVGPLVRTCLTGVVNGAGCLTWLDKQPLGSVLYVSFGSGGTLTREQMKELALGLEMSKQRFLWVVKTPHESKPSAAYFGGQTPESITSLEFLPDGFLARTEGLGLVVPAWAPQVEVLGHASVAGFMSHCGWNSILESILHGVPMLAWPLYAEQNLNALMIVDGLKVALRPQVGDNGLVTRDEVCRVIKCLMEGMEGKELRERMKQLSVAATKAVAEDGSSFKSISKLALDLKIL